In Brevibacillus brevis, a genomic segment contains:
- a CDS encoding transglutaminase domain-containing protein — MSVWKRPTLLEWVSALLLFLMLREWLLPLQKLTDTGILWPFLVIAAGVLLLDALIPYRWLTMPVKLLGLLLLLNFTLFDAPLFEMKWLKVLFVQIGRDIPLAIHQDWASMSPLSRNALFDLLLMILMSMITYLVLEQRQGLWFVVLTELYLAVLDTFLPYEGDGGIVRTLIYGFLLLAVSHLTTMTKHATLSGKRSWIALRSLLAPMLVIAVSVGIAYTAPKKDASWPDPIAYFTGSEQGSAVGAMKKVGYDNNDERLGGPFLQDDTLVFTGVTNEESYWRGDAKDLYTGVGWEKGIREYESILDPEKHEWKNELFSGFETKKVHASLEFNGPQQFATVFYPGQLSKLSDYRPPNATVVYDKVNQQLEVRAGKIKLLQPTGASGQPATGPNTLLLKLNEYQVESEVPIVSEKAVMEAGTKYPEDIEQRYLQLPATLPPRVKQLAQSITKDAKTPYEKVRAIENYLRSSGKYKYETKDVPVPENGQDFVDHFLFDSQRGYCDHFSTAMAVMLRSIDVPTRWVKGFAPGKRVGEDGQGNEIMEVRNKDAHSWVEVYFPNYGWVPFEATSTFMSPVRFKYDLQTVQPQVPVPLPDLGNRTTPDRGDGRLDELEEGDRTSGKGFTIPWGVKAGIVVLLIAGGYAAWKRRQDIQVWWLRRQMQSERSIEYDVRYNLLMRMMESVYSRRRAGETLREYVGRISIPGDKRQDLRYLTELYERTVYGCKEMEQKARAMAEQLMERLIRQLKP, encoded by the coding sequence ATGAGTGTGTGGAAACGCCCGACTCTGCTGGAATGGGTCTCGGCCCTTTTGCTTTTTTTGATGCTGAGGGAGTGGCTGCTGCCTTTGCAAAAACTGACCGATACCGGCATTCTCTGGCCGTTTTTGGTCATTGCGGCCGGCGTTCTGTTGCTTGACGCACTGATCCCGTATCGCTGGCTGACCATGCCAGTCAAGCTGCTGGGGCTCCTTCTGCTCTTGAACTTTACGCTTTTTGACGCTCCGCTCTTCGAGATGAAGTGGCTGAAGGTCTTGTTTGTTCAAATCGGGCGGGACATTCCCTTGGCGATTCACCAGGATTGGGCCTCGATGTCTCCGCTGTCGCGCAATGCCTTGTTTGATCTGCTGCTGATGATTCTGATGTCGATGATCACGTACTTGGTGCTCGAACAACGCCAGGGGCTGTGGTTCGTCGTATTGACGGAGCTTTACCTGGCAGTGCTTGATACGTTTTTGCCGTACGAAGGGGACGGCGGGATCGTCCGGACGTTGATTTACGGCTTTTTGCTCCTCGCTGTCAGCCATCTGACGACGATGACCAAACACGCGACTTTGTCCGGAAAACGGAGCTGGATCGCTCTGCGCTCTCTCCTCGCACCGATGCTGGTCATCGCCGTGAGTGTAGGCATCGCCTATACCGCTCCGAAAAAGGATGCGAGTTGGCCGGATCCCATCGCCTACTTCACGGGATCTGAACAGGGCTCGGCGGTCGGAGCGATGAAAAAGGTCGGCTACGACAATAACGACGAGCGGCTGGGCGGTCCTTTCTTGCAGGATGATACTCTCGTGTTCACCGGAGTGACCAACGAGGAGAGCTATTGGCGCGGGGATGCCAAAGACCTTTATACAGGTGTTGGCTGGGAAAAAGGCATCCGGGAGTACGAATCCATCCTGGATCCGGAGAAGCACGAGTGGAAAAACGAGCTGTTTAGCGGCTTTGAAACCAAAAAGGTCCATGCCTCCCTGGAGTTTAACGGACCCCAGCAGTTCGCTACCGTGTTTTACCCCGGACAGCTGAGCAAGCTGAGCGATTATCGCCCGCCGAATGCGACGGTAGTCTATGACAAGGTGAATCAGCAGCTGGAAGTGCGGGCGGGCAAAATCAAGCTGCTGCAGCCGACCGGCGCGTCAGGACAGCCTGCGACCGGGCCGAATACGCTCTTGCTGAAGCTGAACGAGTATCAGGTGGAGTCGGAAGTGCCGATCGTGAGCGAGAAGGCTGTTATGGAGGCGGGGACCAAATACCCCGAGGATATCGAGCAACGGTATTTGCAGCTTCCTGCGACCTTGCCTCCGCGCGTCAAACAGCTGGCTCAATCGATCACCAAAGATGCCAAGACCCCGTATGAAAAAGTGAGAGCCATCGAGAATTACTTGCGCTCCAGTGGAAAATATAAGTATGAAACCAAAGATGTGCCTGTCCCGGAAAACGGCCAGGACTTTGTGGACCATTTCCTGTTTGACAGCCAGCGCGGCTACTGCGACCATTTTTCGACCGCGATGGCGGTGATGCTTCGCTCGATCGACGTACCGACCCGCTGGGTGAAAGGATTTGCACCGGGCAAGCGAGTCGGGGAAGACGGACAAGGAAACGAGATCATGGAAGTACGCAACAAGGACGCCCATTCCTGGGTAGAGGTGTACTTCCCGAACTACGGATGGGTGCCTTTCGAGGCTACCAGCACGTTCATGTCGCCTGTCCGCTTCAAATACGACCTGCAAACCGTCCAGCCGCAGGTTCCCGTACCGCTCCCCGATCTGGGGAACAGGACCACGCCCGACCGGGGAGATGGCCGCCTCGACGAGCTGGAGGAGGGGGACCGCACGTCCGGGAAAGGCTTCACGATTCCTTGGGGAGTGAAGGCGGGCATCGTCGTCCTTCTGATCGCCGGCGGATACGCTGCCTGGAAGCGCAGGCAGGACATCCAGGTATGGTGGCTGCGCCGTCAGATGCAAAGCGAACGAAGCATAGAGTATGATGTACGGTACAACTTGCTGATGCGCATGATGGAGAGCGTCTACTCGCGCCGCCGGGCGGGAGAGACGTTGCGGGAATACGTGGGCCGTATCTCCATACCGGGAGACAAGCGGCAGGATCTGCGCTATCTGACGGAACTGTACGAGCGAACGGTTTACGGCTGCAAGGAAATGGAACAAAAGGCGCGAGCCATGGCCGAACAGTTAATGGAAAGATTGATCCGTCAACTGAAGCCTTGA
- the guaA gene encoding glutamine-hydrolyzing GMP synthase encodes MDKSLEMVVVLDFGGQYNQLIARRVRDLGVYSELLPYNTPVEKIKEMKPKGIIFSGGPASVYEEGAPKVDPAIFDLGLPVLGICYGMQLMSHMLEGKVERAGKREYGKAELRLQQSHDLYDKWEANEIVWMSHSDKVVELPTGFRVDAVSDSCPVAAISHPERKLYGVQFHPEVRHTVKGSEFIANFLFNICGCEATWSMTSFIEDEVARIRETVGDKQVLCALSGGVDSSVVAALIHKAIGDQLTCMFVDHGLLRLGEAESVMETFANQFHMKVIKIDARERFLNKLKGVSDPEKKRKIIGNEFIYVFDEEAAKLKDMDFLAQGTLYTDIVESGTATAHTIKSHHNVGGLPEDMKFKLIEPLKALFKDEVRKLGTELGLPDEIVWRQPFPGPGLGIRVLGEVTEEKLKIVRESDAILREEIAKAGLDREIWQYFTALPNMTTVGVMGDVRTYSYTVGIRAVTSIDGMTADWARIPWDVLEKISTRIVNEVDNVNRIVYDVTSKPPATIEWE; translated from the coding sequence ATGGACAAGTCATTGGAAATGGTCGTCGTACTTGATTTTGGAGGTCAGTACAATCAGCTGATCGCACGACGCGTTCGCGATCTGGGCGTGTACAGCGAGCTTTTGCCTTACAATACGCCTGTGGAAAAAATCAAGGAAATGAAGCCGAAGGGGATTATTTTCTCCGGTGGCCCTGCGAGCGTGTATGAAGAAGGGGCACCAAAAGTAGACCCGGCTATCTTTGATCTCGGCTTGCCGGTATTGGGTATTTGTTACGGCATGCAGCTGATGAGCCACATGCTCGAAGGAAAAGTGGAGCGCGCAGGCAAGCGTGAGTACGGCAAAGCGGAGCTGCGCCTGCAGCAATCCCACGACCTGTACGACAAGTGGGAAGCGAACGAAATCGTCTGGATGAGCCACTCGGATAAAGTGGTCGAGCTTCCGACCGGATTCCGCGTAGACGCGGTGAGCGACAGCTGTCCCGTAGCGGCAATCAGCCACCCGGAGCGCAAGCTGTACGGGGTGCAATTCCACCCGGAAGTGCGCCATACCGTAAAAGGAAGCGAGTTCATCGCCAACTTTCTGTTCAACATTTGCGGCTGCGAAGCGACCTGGAGCATGACGAGCTTTATCGAAGACGAAGTAGCACGCATCCGTGAAACCGTAGGAGACAAGCAAGTGCTGTGTGCGCTGAGCGGCGGCGTGGACTCCTCTGTAGTGGCAGCGCTGATTCACAAAGCCATCGGAGACCAGCTGACTTGCATGTTCGTGGATCACGGCCTCCTGCGTCTGGGCGAGGCGGAGAGCGTCATGGAGACGTTCGCCAATCAATTCCACATGAAGGTCATCAAGATCGATGCTCGCGAGCGCTTCCTGAACAAGCTCAAAGGCGTTTCCGATCCGGAGAAAAAACGCAAAATCATCGGCAACGAATTCATCTACGTGTTTGACGAAGAAGCAGCCAAGCTGAAGGACATGGACTTCCTGGCCCAAGGCACCTTGTATACGGATATTGTGGAGAGCGGAACGGCGACAGCTCATACCATCAAATCCCACCACAATGTGGGCGGGCTGCCGGAAGACATGAAGTTCAAGCTGATCGAGCCGCTGAAAGCCCTGTTCAAGGACGAGGTGCGCAAGCTGGGTACCGAGCTGGGACTGCCGGATGAAATCGTATGGCGTCAACCGTTCCCGGGACCAGGATTGGGCATTCGCGTGCTGGGAGAAGTGACGGAAGAGAAACTGAAGATCGTTCGTGAATCGGATGCTATCCTGCGCGAGGAAATTGCCAAGGCCGGCCTGGACAGGGAAATCTGGCAATACTTCACGGCGCTGCCGAATATGACGACAGTGGGTGTCATGGGCGACGTCCGTACGTACTCCTACACCGTAGGAATCCGTGCTGTGACCTCCATCGACGGAATGACGGCGGACTGGGCTCGCATTCCGTGGGACGTACTGGAGAAAATCTCGACCCGGATCGTCAACGAGGTGGACAACGTCAACCGCATCGTGTACGACGTCACCTCCAAGCCGCCGGCAACAATCGAGTGGGAATAA
- a CDS encoding NCS2 family permease: MRKYFEFDKLGTNYRREIIAGVTTFLAMAYVLAVNPYMLSGADLPPDLKANYPQFDAVFTATALAAAIGSMLMAFIGRLPIGQAPGMGLNAFFTYTVVLTMQIPWQQALAGVFLSCTIFLILSLTGVREAIINAIPTGLKYAVSAGIGLFIAFIGLKNAGIVVGNESTFVALGHFTFFHEGMKPEEILAAKNALLAVFGLVVTVVLMVRRVNAAIFIGMVITAVVGMIFGLVDLPKGVFAPPPSLAPTFGAAFQYLGDMSSLFSVKMLIVVLTFLFVDFFDATGTLLGVASQAGLLKDDKLPRPGSAFSSDAIAGMAGAVLGTSTTTAYVESTAGVAAGGRSGFTALVVGVLFILSLFFHPLLAVVTSAVTAPALILVGVLMASHITKVAWDDLAEAFPAFLTILMMPLTYSIATGLASGFIMYPIMKVVKGKAREVHPAMYVLFVVFLVYFIWLRE; encoded by the coding sequence GTGCGCAAGTACTTTGAGTTTGACAAACTAGGCACCAACTACCGTCGCGAAATCATCGCGGGGGTCACCACGTTCTTGGCAATGGCATACGTCTTGGCTGTGAATCCGTACATGCTCAGCGGCGCTGATTTGCCGCCGGATCTGAAAGCCAACTATCCGCAGTTCGATGCTGTCTTTACGGCGACGGCACTGGCTGCCGCAATCGGGTCCATGCTCATGGCATTCATCGGGCGTCTGCCGATCGGTCAAGCACCGGGTATGGGGCTGAATGCGTTCTTCACCTACACGGTTGTGCTGACGATGCAAATTCCTTGGCAGCAGGCTTTGGCCGGGGTATTCCTTTCTTGTACGATCTTCCTCATCCTGTCGCTGACCGGGGTTCGCGAAGCGATCATCAATGCGATTCCGACAGGATTGAAATATGCGGTATCAGCAGGTATCGGTTTGTTCATCGCTTTTATCGGTTTGAAAAACGCAGGCATTGTCGTGGGAAATGAATCGACTTTTGTGGCACTGGGCCATTTTACGTTTTTCCATGAAGGAATGAAGCCGGAAGAAATTTTGGCTGCCAAAAACGCGCTGCTTGCTGTTTTTGGATTGGTAGTCACAGTCGTCCTGATGGTACGCAGAGTCAATGCGGCGATCTTCATCGGGATGGTAATCACGGCAGTGGTCGGGATGATCTTCGGATTGGTCGATCTGCCAAAAGGCGTTTTTGCACCTCCGCCAAGCTTGGCACCCACGTTTGGCGCGGCTTTCCAATATCTCGGGGATATGTCTTCGCTGTTTAGCGTGAAAATGCTGATTGTCGTGCTGACCTTCCTGTTTGTTGACTTCTTCGATGCGACAGGCACTCTGCTGGGGGTGGCCAGCCAAGCAGGTCTGTTGAAGGACGACAAGCTGCCGCGCCCCGGCAGTGCGTTCTCGTCCGACGCGATCGCGGGTATGGCAGGCGCCGTGCTTGGTACTTCCACGACCACGGCTTACGTCGAGTCTACGGCAGGGGTAGCTGCGGGCGGCCGTTCCGGCTTTACCGCACTGGTCGTCGGCGTCCTGTTTATCCTGTCTTTGTTCTTCCATCCGCTGCTGGCGGTGGTGACATCCGCGGTTACGGCTCCGGCGCTGATTCTGGTAGGCGTACTGATGGCGTCACACATCACGAAGGTCGCATGGGACGACTTGGCAGAAGCCTTCCCGGCATTCCTGACGATCCTGATGATGCCATTGACATACAGCATCGCGACTGGTTTGGCTTCCGGCTTCATCATGTACCCGATCATGAAAGTGGTGAAAGGGAAAGCCCGCGAGGTTCATCCGGCGATGTACGTGCTGTTCGTCGTGTTCCTCGTTTACTTCATCTGGCTTCGCGAATAG
- a CDS encoding histidine--tRNA ligase, translated as MENGILKNVKGTRDFMPQEQSLRNRIRRTLEGVFEEYGCKPLETPMLSVYELLASKYGGGAEILKEVYRLSDQGERELALRYDLTVPLAKVVGMNPEMRLPFKRYEIGKVFRDGPVKPGRFREFVQCDVDIVGTSSMLAEAELISMAFAAFERLGLDVYIEVNNRKLLSGILQELGVPEERAGDVMLSLDKLEKIGIDGVRDDLRERGVEEPLIAAIVSFLQEGETTLEQLAGRFASPGVQQGVSELEQLLAYLQGANVTGDVRFSPFLARGLGIYTGTVYEIFLQDGRITSSIGSGGRYDEIIGRFLGDGREYPAVGISFGLDVILTALEMRESEQAERAADVLVVPLGTEAASLGLANRLRADGIRTELELAGRRLKKALDYANKERIPFVLIYGENEVENGAVVLRNMVEGTEQAVPLAEITQRLREALMIR; from the coding sequence ATGGAAAACGGGATTCTGAAAAATGTAAAGGGCACGCGAGATTTCATGCCGCAGGAGCAGTCGCTGCGTAACCGCATCAGGCGAACCCTCGAGGGAGTCTTTGAAGAATACGGCTGCAAGCCGCTGGAGACGCCGATGCTGTCGGTGTACGAGCTGCTCGCCTCCAAATACGGAGGGGGCGCGGAAATTTTGAAGGAAGTGTACCGCCTGAGCGATCAGGGGGAGCGGGAGCTGGCTCTGCGCTACGATCTGACCGTGCCGCTGGCCAAGGTAGTCGGGATGAACCCGGAAATGCGTCTGCCATTCAAGCGTTATGAGATCGGCAAGGTATTCCGGGATGGCCCCGTAAAGCCAGGGAGATTCCGCGAGTTCGTCCAGTGCGATGTCGACATCGTCGGCACGTCTTCCATGCTGGCGGAGGCGGAGCTGATCAGCATGGCGTTCGCCGCATTTGAGCGGCTCGGGCTGGACGTCTACATCGAGGTGAACAATCGCAAGCTGCTCTCCGGGATTTTGCAGGAGCTGGGCGTTCCGGAAGAGAGGGCGGGGGACGTGATGCTCTCGCTCGACAAGCTGGAGAAGATCGGTATCGACGGTGTGCGGGACGATTTGCGGGAAAGAGGCGTAGAGGAACCACTGATCGCTGCCATCGTATCGTTTTTGCAGGAAGGAGAAACGACGCTGGAGCAGTTGGCCGGTCGTTTTGCTTCGCCGGGAGTACAGCAGGGCGTCTCTGAGCTCGAGCAGCTGCTTGCGTACCTACAGGGAGCAAACGTGACGGGTGATGTGCGCTTCTCCCCTTTCCTCGCGCGTGGCCTGGGGATCTACACGGGAACGGTGTACGAAATCTTCCTGCAGGATGGCCGGATCACCTCGAGCATCGGCAGCGGCGGCCGTTACGACGAGATCATCGGCCGGTTTTTGGGGGATGGCAGGGAGTATCCGGCAGTAGGGATTTCGTTTGGTCTCGATGTCATTTTGACCGCCTTGGAAATGCGGGAGAGCGAGCAGGCGGAGCGGGCTGCCGATGTGCTGGTTGTGCCTTTGGGGACGGAAGCGGCAAGCCTGGGGCTGGCCAATCGGCTGCGGGCGGACGGAATCAGGACTGAGCTCGAGCTGGCGGGGCGTAGGTTGAAAAAGGCGCTCGACTACGCCAATAAGGAGCGCATCCCGTTCGTCCTGATTTACGGCGAGAACGAGGTCGAAAACGGGGCTGTCGTCCTGCGCAATATGGTGGAGGGGACGGAGCAGGCCGTTCCGCTCGCCGAAATCACGCAGCGGCTGCGGGAAGCTCTCATGATCCGGTAG
- a CDS encoding M1 family metallopeptidase, with protein MRKRLFALAGLVSSLLAIVPAVPVGANGSPPSALTHYQADVRIDPVAKRVAGSVEIRFLPKDEAHVYLHLYPLAFTEEHQGVLWDELLGKHPKLGTYDSSSITVQGRPVAVKRMGDVIEVPLTETDEMTPGGLHAAAPDGAAQGTGTKASEGTSKETSREETAGFPEAPADDSAMEPITLKLDFAMTLPQNDGRMSYDEHAMWLGNWLPILAVKDRAGWHLDPYEPIGDPFYSENADYQVNVTLPAGYQLASTASDKAAVVDTGEKERTFHLQADNVRDFALVAMDSSYHFIESKVGNTEVRTWYRKGDSVEQAKRNHFAAADSLAYFSRQFGTYPYTEYDVVRTGGSINGMEYPSLVFLDGRHFMPGVDGGVATTVHETAHQWFYSLIGNNQIDEAWLDEGFAEYGTLAFLSATYPKLGNDRVLRRWKQGTTSMAAYTEEKLRPWQSLQAFPDNESYSDLVYSRTCTMLWALREAWGEERLHEMLRRYVSAHRFGIADGAAWRAFLSEAAGEDAGSFLDYWLNLDGGKREEAAEWLKRQRQRQTYPWGKVELEK; from the coding sequence ATGAGAAAACGGCTCTTCGCGCTGGCAGGCCTCGTATCATCCTTGCTCGCCATAGTCCCGGCTGTCCCGGTGGGAGCGAATGGCAGCCCGCCCTCAGCGCTTACGCATTACCAGGCCGATGTCCGTATCGACCCGGTGGCGAAGCGGGTGGCCGGAAGCGTGGAAATTCGGTTCCTGCCGAAGGATGAGGCCCATGTCTACCTGCATCTCTATCCCCTCGCATTTACGGAGGAGCATCAGGGTGTATTGTGGGACGAACTTTTAGGCAAACATCCGAAGCTTGGCACGTATGATAGTAGCAGCATTACCGTTCAGGGGAGACCGGTCGCGGTCAAGCGCATGGGTGACGTGATCGAGGTGCCGCTTACGGAGACGGACGAAATGACGCCGGGTGGACTGCATGCGGCCGCCCCGGATGGAGCAGCGCAGGGGACAGGCACGAAAGCGTCGGAAGGAACATCAAAGGAAACAAGCAGGGAAGAGACGGCAGGTTTCCCGGAAGCACCGGCAGACGACTCGGCCATGGAGCCGATTACGCTCAAGCTGGACTTCGCCATGACGCTTCCCCAGAACGACGGACGGATGTCGTATGACGAGCATGCCATGTGGCTGGGCAACTGGCTGCCGATTTTGGCTGTGAAAGATCGGGCCGGATGGCATCTCGATCCGTACGAGCCGATCGGGGATCCTTTTTACAGCGAAAATGCGGACTATCAAGTCAATGTCACCTTGCCGGCCGGGTACCAGTTGGCCAGCACGGCGTCGGACAAGGCTGCCGTTGTCGACACGGGTGAGAAGGAAAGGACGTTTCATCTACAGGCGGACAACGTACGGGATTTTGCGCTTGTCGCGATGGATTCCAGCTATCATTTCATAGAATCAAAGGTAGGAAACACCGAGGTCAGGACATGGTACCGCAAAGGGGACTCCGTAGAGCAGGCGAAGCGGAACCATTTCGCGGCTGCGGACTCGCTCGCGTACTTCAGCAGACAGTTCGGCACGTATCCGTACACCGAGTACGACGTGGTGCGAACGGGAGGCAGCATCAATGGCATGGAGTACCCGTCGCTGGTCTTTCTGGATGGCCGCCACTTCATGCCGGGCGTAGACGGCGGAGTGGCCACCACTGTGCACGAGACCGCGCATCAGTGGTTCTATTCCTTGATCGGCAACAACCAGATCGACGAGGCCTGGCTAGATGAAGGATTCGCGGAGTACGGGACCCTCGCCTTTCTGTCTGCCACCTATCCCAAGCTGGGGAACGATCGGGTCCTGCGAAGGTGGAAGCAGGGGACGACGTCGATGGCTGCCTACACCGAGGAGAAGCTGCGGCCATGGCAATCGCTGCAGGCTTTTCCCGACAACGAGTCCTACAGCGATCTCGTCTACTCGCGCACCTGCACGATGCTGTGGGCGCTGCGGGAGGCTTGGGGAGAGGAGCGTCTGCATGAAATGCTCAGACGGTATGTCTCCGCCCATCGCTTCGGGATCGCCGATGGAGCGGCCTGGAGAGCCTTTTTGTCGGAAGCGGCGGGAGAGGATGCCGGCAGCTTTCTTGACTACTGGCTGAACCTGGATGGGGGCAAACGGGAGGAAGCGGCCGAGTGGCTAAAGAGGCAGCGCCAACGCCAAACCTATCCGTGGGGGAAAGTCGAGTTAGAGAAGTAA
- a CDS encoding M1 family metallopeptidase has product MWRKGWVVSLVLGAVLAGFLWERPWAGQAGADEAETFLPQQIPASALYRADVSVDMKTHTVAGTLTVRFAPQDSQAYFHLYPNAFQAKADLGGDNWEKVLGKQREPGSISIAEVRVDGQKVPAELQGRLQTLLRVPLTDKSSSEQTEVELRFTLQVPYNNGRLSYNDHAMWLGNWLPILAVKGADGWRLDPYSAIGDPFYSEMANYHLRVQLAEGYQLASSGIESVAVVTQTRPKRQTVYEIDAWNVRDFALVIMDDTYRQQMGKVGDVVVRTWSQEGDDPKIGGRLHEVAMQSLGYFGEQFGRYPYQEYDVVKTGGFFGGMEYPSLVFIQDEYFDRSDMVAEAVVAHETAHQWFYGLVGSDEVNEAWVDESLTDYATMAFLQRADPASAQGYIQLRLGQSEAAESYAGQGLQVGQSVERFPTWKSYTELVYGRGSAMWWTLREAWGEEKLHRLLRTYVHRNQYGQASGQELIDMLSQEAGANAAPFIDYWLKLRIDRKAAAETWMRSGKHE; this is encoded by the coding sequence ATGTGGCGGAAGGGTTGGGTAGTCAGTCTGGTGCTGGGGGCCGTTCTGGCTGGCTTTTTATGGGAAAGGCCGTGGGCAGGACAGGCCGGGGCCGATGAGGCGGAGACGTTTTTGCCTCAGCAAATCCCTGCCTCCGCTTTGTACCGGGCGGATGTGAGCGTAGATATGAAAACCCATACCGTTGCGGGGACGTTGACTGTCCGTTTCGCGCCCCAGGATAGCCAGGCGTATTTTCATCTGTATCCGAACGCCTTTCAAGCGAAGGCGGACCTCGGCGGCGACAATTGGGAAAAGGTCCTCGGAAAGCAGCGGGAGCCGGGGTCTATTTCGATAGCGGAAGTCCGGGTCGACGGCCAAAAGGTGCCGGCCGAACTTCAGGGAAGGCTGCAAACGCTGCTGCGGGTGCCGCTGACCGATAAATCGTCCTCCGAGCAGACGGAAGTCGAATTGCGCTTTACCCTGCAAGTGCCTTACAACAACGGTCGTCTATCGTACAACGATCACGCCATGTGGCTGGGCAACTGGCTGCCGATTCTGGCGGTCAAGGGGGCGGACGGCTGGAGGCTGGATCCGTACTCGGCCATTGGCGATCCTTTTTACAGCGAAATGGCAAACTACCATCTGCGCGTGCAGCTGGCGGAAGGGTACCAGCTGGCGTCCAGCGGAATCGAGAGCGTGGCGGTCGTGACCCAGACGCGTCCGAAGCGGCAGACTGTGTACGAGATCGATGCGTGGAACGTTCGTGATTTCGCCTTGGTCATCATGGATGACACGTACCGCCAGCAGATGGGAAAGGTCGGCGATGTCGTCGTCCGCACGTGGTCGCAGGAAGGGGACGACCCAAAGATCGGAGGCAGGCTGCACGAAGTAGCCATGCAGTCGCTGGGCTACTTCGGCGAGCAGTTCGGCCGCTACCCTTACCAGGAGTACGACGTGGTCAAGACCGGCGGCTTTTTTGGCGGGATGGAGTATCCGAGCCTCGTCTTCATCCAGGACGAATACTTCGACCGCTCCGACATGGTGGCCGAAGCGGTGGTGGCGCACGAGACGGCCCACCAGTGGTTTTACGGTCTGGTCGGGAGCGACGAAGTGAACGAAGCGTGGGTGGACGAGAGCCTGACCGACTATGCCACGATGGCTTTTTTGCAGCGTGCCGATCCAGCTTCCGCCCAGGGCTATATCCAGTTGCGGCTGGGACAGTCGGAGGCGGCGGAGTCGTACGCCGGGCAAGGGCTCCAGGTCGGGCAGTCCGTCGAGCGGTTTCCCACGTGGAAAAGCTATACGGAGCTCGTCTACGGCCGGGGCTCCGCGATGTGGTGGACGCTTCGGGAAGCGTGGGGAGAGGAGAAGCTGCACAGGCTTTTGCGCACGTACGTGCACCGCAATCAGTACGGACAGGCGAGCGGGCAGGAGCTGATCGATATGCTCTCGCAGGAAGCGGGCGCGAACGCGGCTCCGTTTATCGACTATTGGCTCAAGCTCAGAATCGATCGGAAGGCGGCAGCAGAAACGTGGATGCGTTCTGGTAAACACGAATAA
- the purE gene encoding 5-(carboxyamino)imidazole ribonucleotide mutase: MAKPLAGVIMGSTSDWETMKEACAILDELQVPYEKKVVSAHRTPDLMFEYAESAKSRGLEVIIAGAGGAAHLPGMVAAKTELPVIGVPVKSSNLNGLDSLLSIVQMPGGVPVATVAIGKAGAINAGLLAAQILGIKYPEIQERFVARRDAVRNQVLEGSELE, translated from the coding sequence ATGGCCAAACCGTTGGCAGGTGTCATAATGGGCAGTACGTCTGATTGGGAAACGATGAAGGAAGCATGCGCGATTCTGGACGAGCTGCAAGTTCCGTATGAAAAGAAAGTGGTATCGGCACATCGTACGCCAGACTTGATGTTCGAATACGCGGAGAGCGCCAAAAGCCGCGGGCTGGAAGTGATCATCGCGGGTGCGGGCGGAGCGGCCCATCTGCCAGGAATGGTAGCGGCCAAAACCGAGCTGCCAGTCATTGGCGTGCCGGTGAAGTCGTCCAACTTGAACGGACTGGATTCGTTGCTCTCGATCGTGCAAATGCCGGGTGGCGTGCCGGTAGCGACCGTCGCAATCGGAAAAGCCGGCGCTATCAATGCAGGGCTGCTGGCCGCACAGATTTTGGGCATCAAATATCCGGAGATTCAGGAGCGCTTCGTTGCCAGACGGGATGCGGTGCGCAATCAAGTGCTGGAGGGTAGTGAGCTGGAATGA